The sequence below is a genomic window from Lolium perenne isolate Kyuss_39 chromosome 7, Kyuss_2.0, whole genome shotgun sequence.
ACACCAAAAATGCCGAGAGGAAGAATTGCCGAAGAGAAGAAGAAGTTCTGAAGCTCCAGGAAAAATAGGCACACAGACCGACAAGCCGAGTGCTGCTGCCGGACAACTCAGTAGCCAAGAAAGACGCAATGAGTAGAGCGAGGGGATAGTTTGTTTTTAGAGGTAGCAGTGGTGTTAGGATAGCAGAGGCAGCCAAAAACGTGGAAATTGTCATAGGAGGGTGCAGTGCCATAGAGGTTTTCGAAGGGTGTTTTGAAGTTGCCGACGTAGGTGGAGGATGGGATCAGggctggtggtggtggggtgACAACGGCCATGCCGGTGAGAGCGGTGGCCTTGCCATTGAGATTGGCCTGTCGAGTTTGATGATGCGGGCTTGGAGCGTCTCCTCGAGTTCCTTGAGCTCGTCGGGAGACATGGTGTAAGGAGGGAGGGATTCGATGGAGAGGGAGGAGAGGTAGAcgatctagggttagggtttttggCTAGGATTGAACTCGCTCAGATACCATGCAAGTTGGGATAGGTTCGATGGCCTCCTCCGTTCCAATCTCATAGCTTATATACACAGATTACAGTGCAAGTTGCCATCACAAGAGATATACATGAATTACAACTAAATCtcttgataaggggtggcccgatcttgtcagtaagcaacggtgatatgtattggcgcggccattgtgttgcacagaacggtcatagagccaaggccgacccaatagtaagtGACACactgtcataggaaccacatcaaaatcaatggaatccttatacggtccaatagcaaattcaacacgcaccatgtggtttaccttcatctcaccattgtcgctcaaccactgaatatagtatggatgcgggtgtggtagatacttcaacttcagcttggtacacaactccttgcttgctaaattgcggcaactccgccATCAATaacgaccttgcaagccttgttaggaccaactaaagcctttatttggaacaaattgcagcgctgactagatgcactaggcaacacattaagagcacgctgcgacacaacaatggtgcgagcatcagacggatatgcatcttcaccattagtgtcatagtcatcatcttctagagcattaggatcaacatcatcttcaGTCTCATacgcattgtcctcattgataatcatgactttacggttaggacaatccctcttgaagtgacctttgtcaccacatgtatgacaagccatatcacgattgcgcgcagtagacatgttagagccactcgtacttgcaggagattcagacttctttgtgttagacacattggagaccggcttgctaggcggagtagagtaaggggcaGAGCGCGTCGATGGCGCCGGCGCCGTGGATGGGGCCGCACGAGGCGTGAAGCGCCCAACTCCGGAAGCTCGACCTTTAATCTttccttcgtcagccaactgtgattcagcttctcttgcatgatgtagtaactcattcatagtggtgtaactgtaatgacgaacaatgcctttgatatcatatttCAATCTGTTGAGAAAACGCTACATTGTCATCTCtacagactcacggacacggccacgctgcataagaaaCTCCatttccatgtagtattcatcaacagtcttcacaccttgtctcaatagggtcaatttatcaaatatattgcgcaagtaatttgtgggcacaaagcgagaagtcatcgcctccttcatagcacgccatgtgctaATAGTTTGCTCACCATCCTCTTGGCGGTTATGAACaagagcatcccaccaacgcaatgcataaccatcaaattcggaagaagcaagcttgatattcctatcttcagtgtaatgtGGATGTAAATTCCAtagcttctcaatcttgagctcccaagtgaggtattctttaacataagctcctccttcaaacttgggtatagaaaacttgggcttacccaatccatcttcctcatcatctccacgaccattgcggccaagtggagcccaaccacGCAGACGATCACCACGACTAGGTACTTCGTTAGCGTCTTCATGTCGTTGTTGCTTTTGAACTGTAAGATTCTCAACAGTCATTGTCAAAGTTCGAAGACTGCGCTGGATATCTGTCACTTGATCAACCATTGCAGTGACGGTCGCATTAGTAGCATCCAACTTCTGGTTGATCTCATCGACATCTTTCCTCGGCTCATCATCCGGAATGTGGAATTCacatcgcatctcattacgaagagcttcaaactccctccatgtgatgatatctgcaacactcttgttttcctggttaacaattttgtgatcactagcagacatgattagtaggttagtgcactaaatcaaaaatatatggtggtactctcacaactcactcaaaaactgataagaaaaggaaatcttaccgttccaaagtaaattagtgttgcttaccacttgtagtaacaactagtgcacggatgtagcgaagcgaatatcaagggtataagaacaatcacacggcaaagcaggatatatgtggggctgtaggtaggctacctatttgcaccaataacaagctctagcgctgaccgtagacaaccaaagatactcacacaaggcgataaatgtggcaatgcaactatatggaggaaaggtcgcaatgcactcgagagacactagcaaagctcaacgaaacaggcacaagattgctcaactacaggtgcagaaaagtaaactaggccttcacttgatcttactagaacttgacacttttgtctttttgtattttctttttgtaacgcatctatgtagctctttttgtttcttttatattttctctctttttattttattttatgactcaactccttgataacacggccaacaagatatgcaaatcaccaaaaccctaatgagcagcctgtcgagcggtaaaactagtctcttctggggaagttcctagtcacgtaaatCGAAAGGCTGTAGCTATGGTTTGAacaaacacactgtatgctatgtggactcggagtaacaaaaactaaaactagatgatagtggagactcaaaccctaacaactagatggaagaaaaagatacgcaaaaacaactacgaaaagcaactaaaactcgaaattagtgcaatctaaggctatggcaaaccctaaccctaactttttatggctttttctggataggaaacactcacaactccactatggggtggattgtggatggcttaccgaggaaacgctgaaatctgataccaagatgataaggggtggcccgatcttctcagtaagcaacggcggtgatgatgatcacgggattaacacagcggagaaacacgatgaagtagtggatgataacttgtatgacgcaatgaGATCTCTCGACTGGTCCCTATCGCCAATGcaatagctctcaaccctgcaagatattcacaactccacacacttgcgcacgtagccaccgaccacgaagcggtaagttgcaaccgtctaattcccaatggaacagtagatcacacaagactttcagatctacacaatatcaagtaatatggtgtaggggattcaatagttttgcagagcaaacaactaggaactagggtttatcttaaacgtggtctaaagcaacttgtgGGGCGTCCtgagcacttatataggcgtccgggacgacctcaggtcgaaaaagtacgaaaataaccgacccagaatagatctgatcgagacagactcggacacggccggtctggagcccggttgaccgggcctggggccgggctggccggttgaaactgggccagggaccgggtgccgACCGGACGGGTCGACTTCGGCTCAGTACCCCACCTGGTCCGCGTCAGCAGAAAACCCGGTCGGCGCCGGGGTGtgtccggcgtgccgcccggtcggaccgggtcagggaccgggtgctgggccggcctgaaCTGCATCTttccctctcgcgcatgcctcccgctcctccctcgcgcgtccatgagatatcttcatgtccagctccatgtccagcttcacgtccatcttgacgtccttgTTCACGtctagctgctcctctcctcctcgtgcgatgcttgtctcctcttcatacctgatgatacataaataaccagacttaggcagtataaagttctcatcaatcaaagtatcgtttaggaacaagttcacatattgtttaagtagcttcacacgtgcccttgtaataggtccaatccgaacttcattggacttgagcttcacaacaggttcatcttcagttggtaatgacggaggtagtagtgaggtagggatgtcctcatcatctctacTTGCCTAATCAAATATGATCAGAAGATGTTGGCATGAAAGCCAAGCCGGTTCGACCGGATCTAGCCTGGTCGTCCCTCTCCAACACACATTGCCGCCGCCGCAAACGATCGGTGGGAGGCGGCGCCGCCGGTCAGGTCCCAATAACGGCATAATCACTATTCCTTATTCTTCTTTTTAATCTTGCAGGTCTTTTTAGATGTCATAATGATCATTTCGATTTGTAGAATTTTGTTTGTGACTCATATCGTACTGAACAATACTTAGCATATTCAGTTTCCGTTTTGTGTTCCGAACTATTGCGAATGTACGGTTATTAATTACTATATTTTAATCATAAAATTCAAATATGCAATTATGTATCTAATGAAAAGGGAAGTAGCCTGATCTGGAAAAAATATCGTTGCGATTCTCATGATTTTTTGCTTATTTTATAGTTCGCCCAGGCTCCTACTTTTTTCTAGCTCCGTCACTGATTGTACTTGCATAAAAATATTTTAGAGGAAATTACTTTCATTATATCCtaggtaaaaaagacaaattcgaAAATCCCCATAGCTTCACTCACACCTAGAACACTACTTATAGCCAGGAGAAGAAATACAAACAGTCTAGTTACAACTCAAGTTAGAATACTCTAGAAATCACTAGACTACGTGATTAGAGGACCAAATTATGTAGAATATTGTAGAAGTGTGTAGAAGTCAGAACTGAATTTATCCTTTGATTTTATTTATTCACTATTCTCTACTATCCCTCATCAATATTCACTGACGAGTTCACTCTCGCTCGCTATTTACGAAATCCGAGCTATAAGTATACCCTACAGTTCTCAATGTGCTAACTCACGATCTGTTATGTACATAAAGCTGTACATTTCCCTAAAAAATAAAGGAAAATGATCCAATCCCCCCGGGGGATAAGACGCTCCGCAACGTCCGGCTCCGTGGCCGTCGGATGAACGGCATCGCGCACACACAAACGCTTGCATCCCCGCACGACGCGTGATGGGTGGGCTCCACCACGATCTTATCTCTTCGCGTCTTTCTCCCGCAACACTGTCAGCCCACGAGACGAGACAGAGAAATCCCCCACCATGGACCTCCGCTGCCGCGCCCCAACTACGCCGCCGCGCTCCGCCACCGCGCCATGCTTCGCCTTCCCTGCCCCGCAGCCACTGCCTTCCCCGACCTGCTCCTCCGCCGCGCGCCAACCAAGCCACCGCCTCCCCCGACTTTCTCCGCCGTCACCGCGTCGTGCTTCGCCTTCCCTGCGCGCAGCCACCGCCTCCGCACCACTTCCTTGTCGGCGCACATGGCGAGCCTCCCCTGTGCGCGGTCGCCAGCTCCCCTGACCCCCTCCACAGGACGCCATCTGCACTCGACTGCCGCCGTTGGTCCCTCCTCGCCCCGCCTCGCCGCCCGTAGCTCGTCCGCCTTGCCGCCGGGAGCTCGCCTGCCTCAACCTCAAACGAAGCCTGCAGCCACGGAGCGGGCGCCGTCGACAGCGCCAGCATGGTCGAGATCAGACATCGGAGGAGTCAGCGCTCAAGGAGGCCGCACTCGTAGTGCTCACCCTGTGCCGCCCCCACGCGTCTCCGTGGGAGTTGTTGCTGGCGGCTGGGTGCTGCTACCTTGCGCGTCCGGGCGTTGCTGTCGACGGAGGTTGGCTTTGCTACCTTAGGCGTTCAGCATTGCTGCCAGCGTTGGGAGGtttttgctaccgactttgctatcTTAGATGTCCACCGTTGCTACAGACGGTTCCGAGCATTGCTGTTTTAGGCAGACATAGTTGTTGTAACCTTGGGCAGTGCTGATGTTGGCTGCTGGTGAGATCTCCGTCGATGTCTTCGACGACGAGGTCATCGTTTTGTTAATTTTGCTACataaggattttttttttttgctacaatTTTTCTGCATTTTTGCTACAATTACACAATACGTTTTGCTACggggtctccggcgaggtctccggtgaGGCCTCCGGCGAGGTCGTGTCAATGTCTACGGCGTCGTCGATTTTTTTGCTACAATAGCGCACGTTTATTGCTAcgagtctccggcgaggtctccggcgaagtTCTCCGGCGAGATTAGCTTTTTTTCTTCCTTTCCTGAACGAATCGTTTTTTGCTACATTGAAGCAAAATCGAGACTTTTTTTGCTACCCGGCAGCAAAAAGGACACGTGTCAGCACGGGGACCCAGGGGCTGGGAAATcaaatcccccgggggacgcccagtaCTTTCCAAAAATAAAGCTGTACATTGAGATGAATCAGTTAACTTCAAGCTGAACTTGCACCCTTGCTTTCCCCGCCCACAAGGGCATACAAATCGTATGATACATTGATATTCGCAGGTAAATATTTACACTGCAACTTAACAACATACAACGGAAAAATGAACCAAACTACAAACAAACAGGCAAAACCACTTGCTGCACAGATGTGTCTCGGCATCTCACTAGATCTCTAAAGCTCCAGCAAGATCCAATCTGTCCAAGGGCACATGAACTTCTCCTGTGGCTGATTCAACTGAGCATTGTCCCAGTGTCTCCTTCAATTTGTCCAAAGCAGCCTTTGCGGCACGGTTCTGAGCTATCTCCTTCTTTTGACCATAAACCGCGCTTCCAACTAGCTCACCGTCGACCAATACATCTACCTTCAAATTCTTATCCCATCCATCTTTCACGATTTTCAGGCCTCGGCGATTCTTTTGGCAAAACTCTAATAGCTCGCTTACGGGATGCCTGCCTAATGTCTCAAGGCTAATAAGTGGATCAGCCAAATTTCGAAAGACCTATCATAAGAGAGAGATGTTATATTCCCAAACTAGAGCAAGGAACACAATGCAAGATTTAACAATTCTGAGAGGGAGATTTACCCGCCAAACAACTTCTTGATTGAAGTTGGAGTCAAGGTATATGGCGCCAATAAGAGATTCAACGATGTCAGATAGCACTTTTGGAGCATCCAATAGCCCATTCGAGTGGTACTGATATTCGCATAATTCTTTTATAAAATCATCAATCTGTAAACACAAAAGCACAAGGGGCATCACATCAATCATATGTAAACAACTTGTAATCTGCCCACATGTTAATTACTTCAAAAAGATCGCTTCTTTGTTCTTCTCGTCATGTGTAACTAACATTCGTTAGCGACAaacaaaaaagcaaaagaaagacAAATAATGAAAATGGTGGGCACAAGAAAGACAAATAATGAAAATGGTGTGTAACACAATGCCTAAGAAGTCGGTGTCGTTACATGTCAAGCGCATAGTGCCAACTCTAGTGCATAAACAACTTGCCTTTTCATCCAAATGACATCACCAATGACAAACGTAGTTTGCTAGGCTAAACTTTGGTCTTTTCATCCAAATGACATCACCAATGACAAACATATTGTTAGCTAGCTGAAGCAGAAGATAAGAACATTCATTGGTGTCATTGAAATTACCAACATATGTGTTCCGACTGCTAAAAGCATCTTTAAACAGAATCTATATTACTAAGGAAGCACATTCCCTATGAGAAGAAATACTAAACTAATGGATCAGAAATTTTCTTCTCACAGAGGCTAGTGACAAGGCAGAAGTTATGGACAGAATGAGGTGGAGTCCAAACTGAGCACTTGTGCTTTCACTGCTCCCCTAAGAACTACAACCATTTTATCAGAAACCAAACAATATCAAACAGAAAAGTTTGAATAACAGTTCCtaccttaggctggtgccaatgcatagcctcactctcacccgccacgtcagcttttttcctcactctcaccccactctcaccccactctcaccccacggtgccagtgcacaggctatagtgccagctttacttctctttcctccacgtcagtttttctctctcctcgacatcagcatttcattttcagattacaacaatataaataatgcaaggaaattattttattgaactaaaattgttaccgattacatcataaaatAGTGCCAGCTCTATTTAAATTTTTGTGCAAAAACCCCCTCAAAATTTGGCTCAAAACACCCTAAAATACGAAATCctaccatgtttttatttttcctaAGCAAATCCTAAAGtccagggggttttctgcaaaacccccttcatcttcttctccaCGCACGCAGCCAAGCTGCTGCGTGTCGACGCCGTGGCCGTCGATGGCGCTGGCGATTCCGgcccctccctctcgccccgcctCTCGCCCCGTGCTGCCAGCGCGCCGCTCCGCCTCTCGCCCGCctatcgcctccctctcgcccccagCGCGGGCGGCAGCCGGGCGGGAGCGGGCGATAGCGTCGGGCGCCCCCGCCGTCGCCCGCCACTCTCGTCTCGCCCCTCTCTCGCCTCTCTCCCGCCCCGCGCCGGGCGGTACCGCCTCCGCTCTctcccgcgttggcaccagccttactGCAAAGTGCGAAGTATAGCACTCCAAATGGACAGTTGGTACATCTAGAACTGTCCATGACAATCGACTCACatggatgtgatggaataaaaattggAAAAACAGTGGACAACCTATCCATGGTAAATTAGGCATAAAATATGTATTTAAATAATCAATTAATGGATCTGAAGCAACAAAAGAATATTTTCTCATGTAGATCAATGGAAAGGCAACAGCTCGAAGTAACCGCCACAAAATACCAAACAAGGTGGAGAGTTTTCTCAACCGTTTACCGTTGAATCAAAACGGCTCGCGCTTTGACTACTTTCCTGAAAGAACGACATTTGAAATATACAAAccagaaaaaaaaatcatcaaTTTGAGTATTTCCCCGCCTTGTTTCAAATTAAAGCAATCCAAATGGAATGTTGGATAATTTTTTAAATGTATACCCCCAAATCACATGTACCGTGGGGAATAGAATTTGAAAAAAAGGTTAACAATCTGGGATACCTTTTAACCGCTGACGGGTGCTTTGATGATTTTGGTAAGAAGACTAGCGACAATTTGACCAGAATACAAGCAAGAGATGACCTAGCTCGGCGGAGAATAAAAATGAACTGCAAATT
It includes:
- the LOC127313736 gene encoding ribonuclease 3-like protein 3; amino-acid sequence: MEFKPPSPSPSPSPSPAAGDEDATRREQQQQHPREDAPAGFVPPMSAADVAAVESLLGYEFADKSLVGQALTHGSFYYPYRPGDATYERLEYLGDGVLTCLMSREVFLAYRDLPPGPLTRLRAANVDKEKLARVAVDHGIHRFLRHKAPQLDGQIDDFIKELCEYQYHSNGLLDAPKVLSDIVESLIGAIYLDSNFNQEVVWRVFRNLADPLISLETLGRHPVSELLEFCQKNRRGLKIVKDGWDKNLKVDVLVDGELVGSAVYGQKKEIAQNRAAKAALDKLKETLGQCSVESATGEVHVPLDRLDLAGALEI